One genomic segment of Stigmatopora argus isolate UIUO_Sarg chromosome 3, RoL_Sarg_1.0, whole genome shotgun sequence includes these proteins:
- the hapln3 gene encoding hyaluronan and proteoglycan link protein 3, giving the protein MLVGVLRPLLAACGLVLLRVASAVHFNYNNGFYYQEVGDGNSDGEIYFNGVRLLVESPQSSVSATRGGSAILPCHFHYEPELNAPRRTRVKWSWAPAAAARPAPAETEVMVAVGDRHRSYGGYRGRVRLRRSAPGDMSLVIDELRLNDAGRYRCEVIDGLEDESVTVELEMRGVVFPYHSDKGRYRFNFLAAQRACREQDATLATFEQLFAAWEEGLDWCNAGWLADGTAQYPITAPRVGCGGTDLAPGVRSYGPRHPLLHRFDAFCFSASLKGSVYFLQHPSKLNFTEAARACSEDSGAVAKVGQLYAAWRLAGLDRCDAGWLADGSVRYPIVKARANCGPPEPGVRTFGFPPRHQKFGVYCYQ; this is encoded by the exons ATGCTCGTTGGTGTCTTGCGCCCCCTGTTGGCCGCCTGCGGTCTCGTGCTGCTGCGTGTGGCATCCGCGGTCCACTTCAACTACAACAACGGCTTCTACTACCAGGAAGTTGGGGACGGAAACAGCGATGGAGAGA TCTATTTCAACGGCGTGCGCCTTTTGGTGGAGTCCCCGCAGTCGTCCGTGTCGGCCACCAGGGGTGGCAGCGCCATCCTTCCCTGCCACTTCCACTACGAACCCGAGCTCAACGCGCCGCGGCGGACGCGGGTCAAGTGGTCCTGGgcgccggccgccgccgcccgtcCGGCACCCGCCGAGACCGAGGTGATGGTGGCCGTGGGCGACCGCCACCGCAGCTACGGCGGCTATCGGGGCCGCGTCCGCCTGAGGCGCTCGGCGCCCGGCGACATGTCGCTGGTCATCGACGAGCTGCGCCTCAACGACGCCGGCCGCTACCGATGCGAGGTGATCGACGGCTTGGAGGACGAGAGCGTCACCGTGGAACTGGAGATGCGAG GCGTAGTGTTTCCTTACCACTCGGACAAAGGACGCTACCGCTTCAACTTTTTGGCGGCCCAGCGGGCGTGTCGCGAGCAGGACGCCACGCTGGCCACCTTCGAGCAGCTCTTCGCGGCGTGGGAGGAGGGCCTGGACTGGTGCAACGCCGGCTGGCTGGCCGACGGCACCGCGCAGTACCCGATCACGGCGCCCCGGGTCGGATGCGGGGGCACCGACTTGGCCCCGGGCGTGCGCTCTTACGGCCCACGTCATCCCCTCCTTCACCGATTCGACGCTTTCTGCTTCTCTGCTTCCCTCAAAG GCAGCGTCTACTTCCTCCAGCACCCGAGCAAGCTGAACTTTACGGAGGCGGCGCGGGCATGCTCGGAGGACTCGGGCGCCGTGGCCAAAGTGGGCCAGCTGTACGCCGCCTGGAGGCTCGCCGGCTTGGACCGCTGCGACGCCGGTTGGCTGGCCGACGGTAGCGTGCGCTATCCCATCGTCAAAGCCCGCGCTAACTGCGGGCCGCCCGAACCGGGGGTGCGCACTTTCGGCTTCCCCCCGCGCCACCAAAAGTTCGGGGTCTACTGTTATCAGTAA